atatacACATGCATGATAATTGTGTAGAATTCGGTCAAATATCAAACTCTGCTCCTGTGCTCCattattttactttccaaaaaGAGGTCTAAGGTCAGCAGCAATTTCTCTTTGGCGACAGTGAAACTCTTTGTCATTTAGAGTAGAAAGTTCCTGGGTACTAATGAGCCTGGAGCTGTGATGAATGGTCACACATTCCCTTTCCTTTCCAACCCCCACCCATCAAAGGGAAAATGTAACTTTTATTGAGATTCTCAAGAATTCCTTGCCTCTCATGCACACAGAAGTCACTTTGGGCTGTGGACCTAAAGGACTTGATTTGTCAGAGATGGAGGCaacttttttgcttgttttggagGCTTAGCTAAAATTGCATGAGAAGATGATCAACGATTAAGGAAACTTGTTTGCAGATGTAGCTTTATTCCTGTAAGAACTGCTGTTATTTTCAAGACATTTAAGTAAACCCTCCAGAAGAAACCCACAGGGCCATCTTCCCTGCtacaagttttcattaaaaacaaacaactatcTCCCCCTCTCTTCAATAGCACAAGACTGATAGGAAGGCCTTGTTCCTCTTCTCCCAAATCTTCCAAACATTTTGCCAGAAAGACAAAGAGTAGTAGCATCCAAGACATTTGTAATTGTTTGAAGACACAGGGAGATAGAAATACATCAAACTTGAGAAGGAACTTGAACAAGGCTCACCAACTCTAAGTCCTGGTCTGATTTCAAATGTAATTGAAAATCACCAGGACACTCAACTTCAACGCTTCATTTTAGGTAAAAGCCAGGTCTAGGGGAGTAAGTGGTACGTGCAAATTTTGGCAACAATAACTACTATCACTCAGCTTAGGTGATGGGTATCAGCTCCCATGTACTGCAGTTACATAAATACCCCTGAGCACGCATCCAGACGAATGATCCAAAAGCTTGTTTcaggaatgagaagaaaaaaaaggtcatcTTTAACTGAACAAAAAAACTGTCCAGTGTACCATTCCCcatgctgcattaaaaaaatcaaaccctaaAACATCTTTCCTTGCAGTTCCATTCACTCCCACTCTACATCCACTGTCCAGGCTTTTGGCTCTCATCATGCTCATCTGAATCTCTGATCTTTAAGACTGAGAACATTTACTCCTTGCCCAGTTCATTCATAGTAGGGTTTTATTCAAGCATATCCCAAACTTGCTCTTGCGTTACTGTTGTGCTTTCAACAGTCATAAGCAAAAGGTGCACTCCAATGCATTTATATTCTAGATTCATAACATTTATGGAAGTAAACTGTAACAAGGACTCTAAATGGTTTCTCTAAATCTACTCATGAGCCAGGGGAGATTTAAACAACTTCACCTTTAAATCTACTTTTTGTGTGCTTATGTCATGTCCAGAGTCCATAATTTTCATAGCTCTGAGAACAATGCAGGATGATCTGTGTTTAGTAGTGCATTACTCACAAGTTTTCCACAATATCATAAATTTATTATAAATTGGTTAAATAATCACTGTCTTAATTAAGGAATGTGATAGACACACAAGAAGAACTCAGGGATGAGGAAGTGAATGAATCCCTCACATAACATGTGGCTCCATCACAAGCGGTAACAAGTGAACATGTTAAACTGGGCTGTTTATTTTGGCTGACTCATAGCCACAAACAATAGAAACTGCAAAAACACAGCTCTGACCAGTCTCCAGGGCAGCAGTTTAGTTAACTGAAATGTTGGAGGTGCAGAAGAAAAGCTCTTGCTCTCAAAAGAACATCTCAGTAACTCATTTTGTCACTTAATTGTTTATAATTCCATTCCGTTCttaaaaatttctggttttggttaGGCACAAACCTCTACCTTTTTTAGTGATAGAAATGACTCCAAGAGAGCTGGCACCTTTTAGACATCCCACTCTTCCATAGTAAACCCAGGATTATTTTCTGCCATTTCAGGTTGGCCTGGCAATTAGGTGAGAAGCAGGACCTTAGGGCTCAGGCAGTATCGTTTAACTTCAATCTTTGTTGTAAAAGTAGGTAACAAACTGTTGGGTCTCAGAGAAGATTTCTCCTGGAGATTGTTAGCTCAGCAGGCTCCGGCAGGCAGTAGGATAATGGGGAGAAAGGCCCTACTGAAACTACTTATTTTGTCATCATTATCCAAGACTTGTGACTTCTTATGTACGTATATGAAATTTCAGTAATTCAAGCTTGTACCTCTCGCTAGCACTAAGCCAGTGTGGTTTGAGTTCAGATaaaaattttaagattttaataaattcagTTAAACATCAACCAAACCTCTTAACCACATGAGGAGATCGAACAATTTGAGAGGACACACTTTTATTAAACCTGAGATTGTTGCTCTGTCTGGTATGCCTGAAAATACCTCCATGGGTTACCCATGGCACTCGGGCACTTTCCCACTGGCCTTCAACTGGTAAAACATACAGGGCAAAAACATTGCCGTTAAACCACATTTTCCAAGCTtgtaaaataaacttatttttaaaatcacacagGTTTTAATTGGTTTGCTCAACTCCAGTTATTAGTAGCCACACTAGAACCACCAGTTAAACAGCAAATTGTTGCAAAGACccatgttttttcctcagttaacatttattttgtatgtatcCATAAAAGCGCTACATGAAAGAAGTGTGGACACATGGATCAAGTCTTGGCTTCATTTTCTTGCCAGCTATCAGACAGCATTGCTCATGCGCaaatctttttgtatttaatatccATAGTGCAAAAGCATCCACTGCTCCCAATTAGGATTAAGAAATTTTATGAGAGGTGTTGTACAAAACAAAGATTGTCACAGTTCTGCCACAAAGCACTTACAGTTGGACAAGTTGGCAACTATTGCTGCATTGTGTATTATGtgagaagtaatttttaatgttattctAGTCacctttaaatgaaaatatgacACTATATGTAGCTCTATGTGGTAATGGAGGATATTACACTTCCTGCAACAAATGCAGGACAATACTTCAGCAGCTACCAAGGCAAAATAGCTACTTTGTCTTACcaggggttttttatatttttgtgcatatattttatttcagtcaaaaatTCAATGACATAATAGTATTAGGCAAGCTGAATCTAATCTAAAAGATAattctttttcaaacaaaaaaaagttgacCAAAATTAACAAAAGTATACATTTTGACTCTCGTCCTAATGGGAACAATTTGACACCTGATTTCaaaatttagtaatatttttaagaGATGTATCCCTTCTTCAACACTTGTTTCGCCAAGAGAGATGACATCATAGCGATTTTCTTGTGTTTGGTTTAACAGAACACTTACTCTCACTCTTAACCAATGACAAAAAGGCTTTTCTAGTTCATGAAgtacaaaaaaataagaaaaaagtcaAATCTTTGCACAGCCCTACTGGTCATGATCAACCTTCCTTCTTGGGAGGCATATTAAGACAGAACAGGTTACCTCTGAGATGAGTTTAGTAATCTTTGGGAAACCTGCATTACTGACAGAGAACAGTGTTCCCACGGCTGAGCAGAGAGCTGGATGGGATCAGAGCTCAGGAGTAATGCCTCCCAGTCACATGCGATCCCCAGCTCTCTTCTGCAGCCCACTAAAGGCCCTTGGCAACACGAATTCCCTAAATGAGGCAGTAGAGGATGCTTCTTCAAATATCTCCTTGATGCCAAGGATGTTTCTATGGTAATTCTGCGTTCAAAGTTACAGGCTCGTGCTGCATGAGAGGCTACACCAGGGCCCAAGGAGATGAATGAACCTATCTAAGGTTGTGCATACCCAGGGGGCTTCCATAATTTTGGGTGCGCAAAAATGCAAAGACAGAATAATGACAATGTTGTGCTGCACTTCAATTGTTGAATTACTTCAATACCTTGCTCACAGATGTGTGCATGTGAATTTAATCAACCAAACTCCTCACAGACAGCAGAGATTATTCTGAGATATTATTCCTGCTTCTGCTACAGAAAAAGAAGCGACCAGCCTTTCATAACCTCTTGTATACAGTGCTGTGTGTGTGAATGCATACACACACCCCCTCTCTctacacacacaaaagaaaaatgaaaagtttccTATGTATAGCACATTATTCACAGAAAGAGATGACTTCTAATAACACTCAccttttcatgcagaaaaaacacaccaaaaacctGCTTGATTGTTCATCTACCTAAACATttacaacaacaaaacaacaggggaaaaggaaaggtggcactatcagaaataaatatctgaagaaaatgaGTTTTTTTCTTATCACTTTAAATCCTAGAAAAGGAAGCTTTTCACTATCTTTTCTTCTTGAATCATTCTATGCTTCAGATCCTAAGTCAGTACATTCAACTATTCAATTTACAGTTCAATAATAGGGTCTAACACTGTCTTTTAAATGCATACAGAAAAGTTGcatctttttgctttcattttccctgTGTGTTTGTTGCATACTGAGATCAAATTCCCTGCAGGCATCCTAACCTTGCAATTGGAGAAACAGTGCTCTAGGGTTTTCCACGTGTCTAATATACCTGGATAAAAACTGCTAATTGTCACTAACTTCCATTAAATGACAGCAGTAAGGCACGAAATATGCTCAATTTGCAGACGCTAGTGCCACTGGGAGTTAGCAGCAGATTAATAATTGTGCAGACCTCAAACATTCCCCTGGCACTGCCAGTCTGGGTTTCCAATGTAATGCCAGATTACAAGGCCTTTCTTTTTAGCTTGCTTTCCTAAAGAAATAAGGCTTAGGCAGTTGCACTGTCTCCCTGTGCATGCGTTTGACTGTCCTACCTTCCCACAATAATTTCTGGTCAATCTGAATACATTTTATAGGAGGATAGAGGTCACAAACATACAATGGCCTTAGCAATTTTGTGAAAAACAGGCAGCTAGGTAGATATAATGAAGCCTGAGCTTCTAGATTCAGATATTCTTGCAGACAGATGAACCCTAATTCTGCTCAAGTTTTGTAAGCACTGAAAGTAGAAGGGAGATGTGCTATATCACATATTCAGCAGGCAGCAACTCTTGCATGACCACCTTTATAGATCAGGTGTCACACTAGGTTCCTagttgtgtttggggttttttttattattatttttacaaacCTATAAGCCAAAAATCCTATTTCAGCTTGAGGCTTTGAGTGCACATCAGGAGGCAGCTTCTTGCACAGGTACAATCTTGCTCTGGTTTCCTCCAGATAAGTTCAGGAGCCAACACTTTACCTCCCcctttcttcttgctctgttgctgctgctgtttcctctctgctcttgGCGTACATGGGCACATACTCTTGGGTATGAGGACACCACCCCTGTGGCATGCAAGCTTACTGACGGCTCCAGTGGCATGACAAAGCTCATTTCTGCATGCAGCAACACGATTACAGCGAAGGTGAGGGCGAGGTTGAGCCGATGTGTTTCAACACTGCTTTCTTGGTATTTATTACTGTGCCGTAGCATTCCTCCAATCtggcctgctgctgctccagctgcttaTGCAAGCTCCTGATTGAGCGCAACAGCAGAAGCCGTCGGTACATAGCTAGCTGGAGCCGGtacttctccttttcctcctttttcttattttctaaagtCTCCATTACTTTCGCAGTCTTCATCCAAATCACCCGGCCCACACTGCAAAGGGCCATATTGCCCTTGGCacttctccctgcctgctgcatgTGGTAGCCTCCAGCATCAGTTCCAGGCAGGGCAGTGACAGCCTGCCGGGGCTCGCTGGCCCTGCCAGGCACCCTTGGGACCTGCAGCACCTCCAAACTCAGGTCGTCATCACAGCAGGGGCTTTTGGAGCACAGGGAGGCAAtgcccacaggctgcaggttaCCAACTGCCACAGGATATGATGAGCCACCTAACGATGCACTTACAACTGTTGGATGATGCTCAGCCAACCCAGAGGCTGTCCTCTGTGCCTGGCCACCACTAAGCATCTCTGGGCCAGTCAGGGCTTTTGCCTGGGCCACGGCCTTGCTGGAGAGGACAGACAGTCTTTCTGGCACTGCTGAGTTTCCCTTGTCTTCATTAAGGCTGGCTAACGAAGGGCTGGCAGAGCAACTGGGGGATGCCGTTACAGCATCAGGATTCAGAAATGGGTCTTCATCATCACTGTTATTTTGGATCCCCTCTTCATCTCTTGGTATTACAACTCCTGTCTCAGCCATTTATTGCATGAGCTACAGAAACTTTCTGTGGACAAAGTGGAAGTAAGAGGGTTTCATTtccatatacacacacagagaagccCAGTGCAGAGTGACATTTGGAGAAAGAACCTCTCTTTATATTTAAGCAATGGACCTATTACTTTTCTAATAAAGCACAACCCTTGGGTCACTTCAGGCCATTTCTTGTGATTTGCATTAGATGTTCTTCGAGACACAACATTAAtccaataataattaaaatgatatACTGTACTATTAACATTCTCAAATCTTTAAAGGCAAGTGATCTATCCctgcagcactggctgtgctGACTAATTAAACAGAATACAGTTGTAAATGGGCATTGTAAGCACTTCTCCCGTTTAAGAACACAGTTCTAACAAGTGTACTTTGTAGAGACGGGTGAGTTATCAGGATTGATCAGCTTTAAAGGGAGGTGGATGTACCACAAACAGCAGCTTGCATTTAAATGCCCTCTCCAAGATTAATCTGTCTGCTACCAGTTTGTTTACAAGGTTGCCTTTCCCCCTTCTATTAATTCTAACAGTAAAGCTATATTAGCACCATGCTAGCCatagacaggaaaaagaaaccaaacacttACCGAGGTTactgggggaaaggaaaagagttACAGTGCATTGTGTCTGTGTATCATGTTTTCTTGAATGTGAGTCAGCACAATCTGGTACAGAAACATCACCGTGCCGGAGCAGGAGCAGCAACAGCATTACACCGTTCCACCCAGCAACAACACAGTCAGTCCCAATCacagaggagagcagggctggtTTCTTCCgcgcccccccctccctgcccgccccccccccgggatATTCCTCCCTGGCATCCAGCTTTTATGTCATCTTTGAGCACCAAAATGAAAACCAGGGTTGGATGACACTTCTTTTCCCACCTCAAAAACAAACATACCCAATTCCCTCATTCTACAGGAGGACAATATCTATGGCCCTTCCCGTCCTTTGCCAGTCAGCAAGGAGGCAACACAGCACCAGAAAGAGGGTAAGGAATTCTGGACTGCAATATAcacattttccttcagagaaaatAAGCTTAGATAAACTTTAGCTGCATAAACAATCTAAACCCAAAAATGAAACTAGCATTCAGCACCAACTGAATGTTAAGCATAAAAGCACGCAGAAGCTGTAAATTTAAGTGTTTAATGTACACCCATGTTTAGTTATGCTGGCCTAGTCTTTAAAGAGAAGCTCTACATCCAACTAAGGTATCCCACAGAACAATAAACTTTATCTGCACCTTTGATGTTCAGAAAAACTACCTTCAGCATCCTCTCTCACTTGGAACACCTGGATCAAAATTCACAAATTATCTATCTGCATCTACTTCAGTCAATTTACCATAAGGCTTCACTTGCCCCTAGACTTTCTCTTCTCTATTCTGGTAATATAAATATAAGAAAGGACCAATCCAAAATACTATCTAGAATCTTCCTGGAGATGGAAAAGAATGAAGGTAGATCCTATCTCCACTTCTACGTGTGCTGCAAtataataatttcttatttttcatctgtactGACTATCTTTCTTCTGGATGAATCTGTCAGGATATACTTCCAACACTGGACATATAAAATCCGGTTAACATAAATTCAGATTTGTACCCTGAGGTCTAACTTGAATGCATTTTTTGGTGCAAGAGATATTTTGCACTGAATTGGTAAAATAAACTAAACCTGCTGTTTTCATGTACCGGATCATGCTGCAGATTATATAAATAATACTATGAAGAGATTAATATCCAGTGAGTTAATAAAGTCTGCAAGTTTATAACTTGGTGATTCCCATTTATCTGAATTACAAGTTATGGTTATTGAAGAATATGGAATTCAGATAACAGCGATTTTACTGTGTTACACACTGAAAAGGTTCATTGTAATTCAGCATTATGTAGAGAGTCTTTTAGTTTTGGCTGCTCTTCTCTCCAAAGCACTACAGGCATATCTTcccactacaaaaaggacagCGGAGGGGTGCTAGGTGATACGCGGTCTCCAGCAGTAGTATTCTGTTCCTCACTTCTACCTTTGCTGCAAAATAACTATTTTCTAATAGTCGAACGGGGCATGAAAAAACagagttttgggtttgggttttttgtgggttgttttgttgtttgtttttgttttaaaagctctctgcagctttaattttttcagcaaaattttacAGGCAGTGTTGTTTgaagggatggggagagggacaaaaaaagtGGTATTGCACACCAAATTAGTTTAATCAAAAATAATATTAGATGTTTTATAGGTGTGGATCTGGGTGGAATAAATAGCATCTGATACAATCAACTAAACAATAAAACTACAAACCATCAAAACTCATTGAGCTAGATGGCTTTTCATAGAATATTATGACTTCAGCTGTAATCTATGAAGCTTAATAGCAAAAAATATTCAGTCCATTGGACTTATAGATTCAGCAAAATAGAAATACCATAAAAGATACATATTTATTATTGCTAAAACACAAGTGCTGTTTATGGCTAGGGTTGCATGCATGTTTCTGTTATTACCTTCCTTCTGTTGTTCACAACTTCCTAAAAATCTCACCTAAAGCATCAGATGGAAATTATCTAGCTTCAGTTTCTGGCTAAAGATGAAATATCCTGAACACTTCAGCCAAAAAGATTGAGACACTCGAGTCCAAAAGCAGGAACAAAAACGGTCTTATGACTGGGGAGACTGAGGAAACCTTCCAGGAGAAAGGCCTCTTGTGTAATTGACAGACTGGGGAACAGGGAACAAGATCACAGTTCCtttcaaatgaaaactgagatGATACAACGATCCTTCTTTTCCCCCTCAGAGACTGTTACCTTGACAAAGTGACTCCTACAGTTTAGCTCCCTTTTATTTGCAATTCGAAGTTTAATAGAAAGACCTGAAAAGAccttacattattttcttctgtgagagGCACATTGTGCCATTTCCCTGGTGAAGAAACACTTTGAGAAGGGTTTGCTGTTCCCACTGAGAACCTGTCGCAGACAGACTGTTCAATGCTTGTTGCTCACTCCTGGCCTTGTTTTCCCTATTTGTGTGAAGATTTCCGGGAAGAACATGCTTCAGATTTACTTACCTGAGAAGTTCAGGTaggtaaaatgaaagcaaaggcaCTTCCAGTGAGGTTCATTGCATTTTATTACCACCCACTCACAGGTAGATGTGACTGCAGCAGTTTCAAGGTGTAGACCCTGGGGAGCCACCTTCAAGCTGTCGGTCTTGCACGCCCCTGCAAGGTCTATGCCAGCACACATTTTTAATCCATCACACTCCTTCAGATATTAGCTACAAGAGGTACTTGGCAACCTACAGGTTCCTATCTGTAAGCACATGCTGAAATGCTCTGTGCTTACAGGCTTCTGGAACAAGGGCTTAGCCATCACAATTGTGTCTCACATGGTAGCAGGAAAGAAATGGTCATGGGGGAGTCCCTGCAGATAGTCATGACAActacttctcctttctcttccaattATAATGGCATTCTCAAACATGGACAGATGTGAGGACAGGAAGGTGCTTGGTCTTGTTTTTTTATTAAGTACAAATGTTTTACTGAAGTTCAAAGCCCAACAACCAAACACATTTACAAACAGCATCAGAAGATGATAAGCATTGGCGAAGATATGCCATTATGAGACCATAGCCTGGGAAGCTATGTTGTTTTGTATTTGAGTTTGGGGAGTACTTTTAACAAAGTAGTAAAAGATATCCTATTACACAGTAGTGTAATTCCATATTTTATATTAATTGCTCTTAAAGATCAAAAGCCATATTCTGTCTGTTAATGTACACACTCACATGGCCTCCTATGAAATCAATGAGATCCACATGTGTGTATCTGAGGCCTAAATTTTTCCCCAAAGATTCTTTAAAATCCTTTTATAGGGCAGTAAGTCATAGAAGAAAGTTGTATGTTCCCTTTCTTCTGCCTCCATACCCAAACCAGACATGAGTTAATACAGGCTGCTCTGCATTATGCTGGATGGTAACAGTATCCCGAGGGGCCACTGGCCAGCCAGGGATTGCCATAGTTCTGCTCTCATGCTAGTCCACACCTAGGCATTTCTGCAATCCTTTTACAccagcagaaaaataagaaatggagCCCAGCTCCATGTGCAGCCCACTGATCATATCAAGAAGTGCTCCAGATATTTCAGTGGCAGGGAAAAGCACAATGGGACATATCAATGACTCTCCAACAGAAGGAAATTAGGTATCTGTACAGAGCTGCAGCTCAATCATGTGTGAAGATAAAAGCAGAGTGGATACATGATTTTACCAGTGGAGAAAGGTGCAATGGCTTCAAGCATGAAAATTCAGGGATTCTAGTAAGTCATCTTTATATTATGGGTAAAAACATTGAAACAATCTGCCATGACTGGGAAAAAATTAGCAGGCTTGCTGCCAGTCTCAACAGAACTGCCTGTCAGACGTGCAAATCTCTGAAGGAGTAGCTCAGACTGCATTCAGGCTAAGGTTGAGTTGAGCTTGCAAGCTTCAAAATCTCAAGACTGCAGGTGCCAGAGTGACCCAAACACTAGGAAGGGCTTGATGACAGCTCTCACTGAAGTATTTCAGCAACTTTACTCCTAACCCTGCTTGGGCTTAAATATTCCCAGggacacaaaatgaaaaatttatttagATGGctttataaagatattttaaaagtggaatgttttgatttttcctcAAGGCAGCAGCTGTTCTCCCTACCATCTACATGGAAAGCATTAGCTTATGATTTGAATCATCGTGCACTGAGTAAAAGAATAACAGCATCATTGCCTAAATCAGTTTATAGTCTAAGTCCACATTCCTGGCATCAGATCCATGGAGACATGTTTTTATGATGAAACAGCCACAAAGAACTTTCTAAAGTCTTTCTGTGAACGCAAGAATCTACCTCAGCTCACACAATAAGTAGTTGAGATTGACACAGAAGTCAAGGTAGAAATGGACCACCCATGGGTTCACATAGCTGggcttttgtttgattttctcTTCTGGGCAGACCAATCTGTATTGGGCAGACCCAGCGGGCATCAAATGGGCCAGCACATTTCAACGTGTAACAAACCCTTCACATTTTTTCTAGAGTACCTTAAGAATGCTTTGCAATGGACTAAAAAAGGAGGAAGGCTTGCAAGACCAGGGCATCTGCAGCATATACTCTACAGACTAGTGGGGGGGACAAATGGAAAACTTTACAGTGACTTAAAAAAACCATGAATCTTGAGAACTTCCAGTTTACCCCATTCACTGTTTCTTCTTCTAATGGATAGAATATGCTTGTCTATAATTCATTACAATTGtactgaaaaggaaaatctgaTTATACACCGAAAAAATGATGGATTGCAAAAAATAGTTTCCATTAAGTGTTAAGTGAAAAGGAAATTCTAAGCTATCaaagtttgattattttttccccataataaAGAAAAGATTGTGTTTTATGGTATGAAAATTAAAGGTGACCTTCTTCAGTGTGATGTTCTtgcctctctttttttaatcttaattttgcaGGGCGCCTATCATTTTGTTCAGCAAAAAATGAAgtgtgggagggggagagaaaaaaatgcaaaagaatttAAGGTAGGAAGATCATGTAACCTGAGATGCTATTACAGCCTTCTTATGGAGAAGAGACTAAAAAATTCTTCCTGCAGAAAAGATGGTACTTGAAATATAATTGAATAACCTTCAgtattaaaagattttaaagtatTACTCATATATTGCAAGATCTCCATGGCTGGCAGGTAAATTCTGGATTACGCAACCTAGCTGTTAGATTTCAGATGTGAAAATGAGTATGTAGACAACTCATGTGTCTAGTTACAATTCACATCCGGTATGCAATGAGagaaaaaatcctttctgctAATGAATATGTAAACAGACTATGTAATTTTTGATAATTGATGGttatgtttgctttcattttgacACTTGATCACAACTGACAAACTGATGgctaggaaagaagaaaactttaagCTATAAGAATAATAAACAGAGCACTATGAGAGAtgggataaaaaaaccccatgtatgGGAGGAAAACTTCAGGAAGTAAGGCTAAGCCACAAATGGATAGACAAGTAATTGTTTGGTGTTTCACCAcaacttaaaatgaaattacagaCCTTTCCAGAAGCCaagtgcactttttttttaaaaaaaagtaagaacattaaatgctttaaaaagggTGTGCATTTTCTGCCTTAGCTGTTAAACCAGAATGGTATGAGGCgagaatattaagaaaattacGTTTTTATTAAGAAAGAGTTTCAagtggctaaaaaaaaaaaaggatgcattcCTGCTGTTTGAGCCTAACCATTTCCACAGATCTTAAATTGACTCATGAGGAACTTTACTCTACAGATCAATATCAAGGACTGAAAAGACTGCATCTACAAACACCGTCTCAAAAATTCTACTTTCTCATTCACTATGCCTTGGTGCATGGCCCACTGTTGTGTCACCTACATATCAACCCTTGCATAGCACCCAGAGCAATCCAGCTTTACTCATAGGCTCACTTGCCGTCTGTGTTgtccacacacaaacacagaggtgaaaaaaaCTTTCCCCAAGCTCACCTGAGGCTGAAAAGAAGGTCAGGCTTGCTCACTCCTTAAAGCCTTTGAGGCTGCTAACGTGGCTGAGATGGATGAGAGTGAGTAGGATACAAGCCTGTCTGTCAGCAAAAAACATGATCTCAGCAGCGTGTAGTGTAATTGATCTAAATCTCAGCTATAGCGGTTAACAGACTCCAACAGGGAGAGA
The DNA window shown above is from Strix aluco isolate bStrAlu1 chromosome 1, bStrAlu1.hap1, whole genome shotgun sequence and carries:
- the LOC141929359 gene encoding uncharacterized protein LOC141929359, with translation MAETGVVIPRDEEGIQNNSDDEDPFLNPDAVTASPSCSASPSLASLNEDKGNSAVPERLSVLSSKAVAQAKALTGPEMLSGGQAQRTASGLAEHHPTVVSASLGGSSYPVAVGNLQPVGIASLCSKSPCCDDDLSLEVLQVPRVPGRASEPRQAVTALPGTDAGGYHMQQAGRSAKGNMALCSVGRVIWMKTAKVMETLENKKKEEKEKYRLQLAMYRRLLLLRSIRSLHKQLEQQQARLEECYGTVINTKKAVLKHIGSTSPSPSL